A window of Paraburkholderia bryophila contains these coding sequences:
- a CDS encoding Crp/Fnr family transcriptional regulator, whose translation MTYREPDCVPKRSSKIIELPHRHDTNRLLAATNTLPPSQREALLSRLQLVHLQSGHVLCEPGDYFDHIYLPTTTILSLQYVLSDGMMLEGAQVGSEGLFGQNLTGNNSATPYRAVACRDGFSYRLDADVFVEALSGSVQLRNLMLSCIQFQTAQIAQVSFCSRHHLLKKQLCRWLILAYDRSRSVEIKVTHNMLAQMLGVWRETISDAASELQKMGLIHQHRSSIILADLHGLDAQACGCHKSIRQELNRIFPDNVRAAMGLRLGEHHSG comes from the coding sequence ATGACCTACCGTGAACCTGACTGCGTGCCGAAGCGGTCCAGCAAAATCATCGAATTACCGCATCGGCACGACACGAATCGCCTGCTTGCCGCAACCAATACGCTCCCTCCGTCTCAACGCGAGGCGCTGCTCAGCCGGTTGCAGCTCGTTCACCTGCAGTCCGGCCACGTCCTCTGCGAGCCGGGGGACTACTTCGACCACATCTATCTGCCGACCACGACAATCCTCTCGCTTCAGTACGTTCTGTCCGACGGCATGATGCTGGAGGGTGCCCAGGTGGGCAGCGAGGGTTTGTTCGGCCAGAATCTGACCGGCAACAACAGCGCCACGCCGTACCGTGCCGTGGCCTGCCGCGATGGTTTTTCCTATCGGCTGGACGCCGATGTGTTCGTCGAGGCATTAAGCGGTTCAGTACAGCTTCGCAACCTGATGTTGAGCTGCATCCAGTTCCAGACGGCACAGATCGCTCAGGTCTCGTTTTGCAGCCGCCATCATCTTCTCAAGAAGCAGTTGTGCCGCTGGCTCATCCTGGCTTACGACCGATCCCGCAGCGTGGAGATCAAGGTCACTCACAACATGCTGGCGCAAATGCTGGGGGTCTGGCGGGAAACCATCTCGGACGCAGCAAGCGAGCTGCAGAAGATGGGACTGATACACCAGCACCGGAGCTCGATCATTCTCGCCGACCTGCATGGCCTCGACGCGCAGGCCTGCGGGTGCCACAAGTCGATCCGGCAGGAACTGAACCGGATCTTTCCAGATAACGTTCGTGCCGCGATGGGACTGCGCCTCGGCGAACACCACTCAGGTTGA
- a CDS encoding Crp/Fnr family transcriptional regulator, with translation MPCHSDDLRSNHLLGALPEEDLRALEPLLELVRVRDSQLLCDAGVPATYMYFPTTAVMSLLHLKEDGAIVEIAAVGREGMVGVQALAGGGSLPGRVEVRSGGMAYRIAVHAIRKECDRSMGIYRVMVLYMQALMTQIAQSALCTKHHSIRQQLCRWLLVAHDQLASDELSVTQQMIANMLGVRREGVTQAAGKLHDAALIRQRRGRITVVNRPGLEDCACECYSMIRRELGRLLPREHEVAASGHLPQALATVGKPLSFDSQSRLLQSS, from the coding sequence ATGCCTTGTCACAGCGACGACCTTCGCTCGAATCATCTGCTCGGTGCCCTTCCCGAAGAAGATCTGCGCGCACTCGAACCGCTCCTCGAACTCGTGCGCGTACGAGATTCGCAACTGCTCTGCGATGCGGGTGTGCCCGCGACTTACATGTACTTCCCGACCACCGCGGTGATGTCGTTGCTGCACCTGAAAGAAGACGGGGCCATTGTCGAGATCGCAGCCGTCGGCAGGGAAGGGATGGTCGGCGTGCAGGCGCTGGCGGGCGGCGGTTCGCTGCCTGGCCGGGTGGAGGTACGTAGCGGCGGGATGGCGTATCGGATCGCGGTCCACGCTATTCGCAAGGAATGCGATCGATCGATGGGCATCTACCGCGTGATGGTGCTTTATATGCAGGCCCTGATGACGCAGATCGCTCAAAGCGCGCTGTGCACCAAACACCATTCGATCCGCCAGCAACTCTGCCGCTGGCTACTGGTTGCTCATGATCAGCTTGCCAGCGACGAGCTCAGCGTCACCCAGCAGATGATCGCGAACATGCTGGGTGTGCGGCGCGAAGGCGTGACGCAGGCGGCAGGCAAGCTCCACGACGCAGCACTGATCCGCCAGCGTCGCGGCAGGATCACCGTCGTGAACCGGCCGGGTCTGGAGGATTGCGCTTGCGAGTGCTACAGCATGATCCGCCGCGAGCTCGGTCGACTGTTGCCGCGCGAGCACGAGGTGGCCGCTAGTGGCCATCTTCCGCAGGCACTCGCCACCGTCGGGAAACCGTTGAGCTTTGACAGTCAATCTCGTTTGCTGCAGTCAAGTTAA
- a CDS encoding undecaprenyl-phosphate glucose phosphotransferase, translating into MYGIISRLCDVLMIVAGAWLARGMRFNGSHVLSGAEHILIVQLCVLVLLVFPPLGIYRSWRGQALHRMMSRVMLAWTIVGVVGLCVVFALHLTGDISRLWFGQAFLTTGVLFLAERFVVHGVQRHLRKSGKDQRAVVIVGAGSYGRAVLAQLQATPSAGFRPISMFDDDAGASASHSIAGVPVMTDFRELRRRVRACEVDEMWLALPLSRERTIQRIVREFRHDFVNLRFLPDVRSMTFLNRSVAEVLNMPVIDLAASPLQHPQLWPKFLFDRVFALAVLIPMLPLFIGLGIAVKLSSPGPVLFRQKRKGIDGREFEIFKFRTMKVHGESRGAVRQASRNDSRITKVGAFLRRTSLDELPQFLNVLLGQMSVVGPRPHAIEHDDLYKDLVDGYMYRYRIRPGITGWAQVNGYRGETRKVEKMEARVKFDLFYIQNWTFWFDIKIILITLVKGFVGKNAF; encoded by the coding sequence ATGTACGGAATCATCTCAAGACTATGCGACGTGTTGATGATCGTCGCGGGGGCGTGGCTGGCTCGCGGGATGCGCTTCAACGGCTCGCATGTCCTCAGCGGCGCGGAGCACATTCTGATCGTGCAATTGTGCGTGCTGGTATTGCTCGTATTTCCGCCGCTCGGCATTTATCGATCATGGCGCGGTCAGGCGCTGCACCGCATGATGTCGCGCGTGATGCTGGCGTGGACGATCGTCGGTGTGGTCGGACTGTGCGTCGTGTTCGCCCTGCATCTGACCGGCGACATATCGCGGCTCTGGTTCGGCCAGGCGTTTCTCACGACCGGCGTGCTGTTTCTTGCTGAACGTTTCGTTGTGCACGGCGTACAGCGCCATCTGCGGAAAAGCGGCAAGGATCAGCGCGCGGTGGTGATCGTGGGCGCGGGGAGCTATGGGCGCGCGGTGCTTGCCCAGTTGCAGGCAACGCCCTCCGCCGGCTTCAGGCCGATTTCCATGTTCGACGACGATGCCGGCGCGAGCGCGAGCCACAGCATCGCCGGCGTGCCGGTCATGACCGATTTCCGCGAGCTGCGACGGAGGGTGCGTGCGTGCGAGGTGGACGAAATGTGGCTGGCGTTGCCGCTGTCGCGTGAGCGCACCATTCAACGCATTGTGCGTGAGTTCCGCCACGACTTCGTGAACCTGCGTTTCCTGCCGGACGTTCGCAGTATGACGTTCCTGAATCGCTCCGTCGCCGAAGTACTGAACATGCCCGTTATCGACCTCGCTGCCAGTCCGCTGCAGCACCCGCAGTTATGGCCCAAGTTTCTGTTCGACCGCGTGTTCGCACTTGCAGTCCTGATTCCGATGCTGCCGCTGTTCATCGGGTTGGGTATCGCGGTGAAGCTGTCCTCGCCTGGCCCTGTGTTGTTCCGCCAGAAGCGTAAAGGTATCGACGGCCGCGAGTTCGAGATATTCAAGTTCCGCACGATGAAGGTTCATGGAGAGAGTCGCGGCGCCGTTCGCCAGGCATCGCGCAACGATTCGCGCATTACGAAAGTGGGGGCGTTTCTGAGGCGTACGTCGCTCGACGAACTGCCGCAGTTCCTCAACGTTCTGCTGGGACAGATGTCGGTGGTGGGACCCCGTCCGCACGCGATCGAACACGACGACTTATACAAGGACCTGGTTGACGGATATATGTACCGCTACAGGATTCGCCCGGGCATTACGGGTTGGGCGCAGGTCAACGGGTATCGCGGCGAAACGCGCAAAGTCGAGAAGATGGAAGCGCGTGTCAAGTTCGATCTGTTCTACATCCAGAACTGGACCTTCTGGTTCGACATCAAGATCATCCTCATCACGCTGGTAAAGGGGTTTGTCGGAAAGAACGCGTTTTGA
- a CDS encoding polysaccharide biosynthesis/export family protein, which translates to MLKFPIVATVALTVALSGCALAPGPALDASRMHDDLAKPTDTSVYDVKLITPQLVYGLKEADEADARAREAGIQAGTTEVQSDYRVGFNDLIGVTVWRHPELALGGGEQTPSPDASAMQGIGVLGGSQQQGGAFAANGAGDVDAQGQRVAADGTIFFPTVGRVRVGGMSTVQIAALLRNALKDQIKDPQIDVRVIQFRSQHIQITGDVKNPGQLALVGTPTRVVDAISRAGGANPDADLQRVLVSRAGQVTTIDVTRILTRGDMRQNIVLQASDIVNVPDHTRNRVFVMGEVPKPQTLYMSQGQLSLADALSAAGSIDINGANPRQIIVIRHPDPAPGQTGDAQRDLQEGIKKASYRPEQNRPEIFRLDMTQVDAIMLATEFDMKPLDVVYVGTASSARFNRLLAQILPSAESFYLMWSVTHN; encoded by the coding sequence ATGTTGAAGTTCCCCATCGTTGCGACCGTCGCTCTGACGGTCGCATTGTCGGGCTGCGCGCTCGCCCCCGGTCCGGCGCTCGATGCAAGCCGGATGCACGACGATCTGGCTAAGCCGACGGATACGTCGGTGTACGACGTCAAGCTGATCACGCCACAGTTGGTCTACGGGCTCAAGGAGGCGGACGAGGCCGACGCGCGTGCTCGCGAGGCGGGTATCCAGGCCGGCACGACGGAAGTACAGAGCGACTATCGCGTTGGATTCAACGATCTGATCGGCGTTACGGTCTGGCGGCATCCGGAGCTGGCGCTCGGGGGCGGTGAACAGACGCCATCCCCGGACGCCAGCGCGATGCAGGGGATCGGCGTGCTGGGTGGCAGCCAGCAACAAGGCGGAGCGTTTGCCGCCAACGGGGCCGGCGATGTCGACGCACAAGGTCAACGTGTGGCCGCGGACGGCACGATTTTCTTTCCGACCGTCGGGCGTGTGCGCGTTGGCGGAATGAGTACGGTGCAGATAGCGGCGCTCCTGCGCAACGCGCTGAAGGATCAAATCAAGGATCCGCAAATCGACGTCCGTGTGATCCAGTTCCGCAGCCAGCATATTCAGATTACCGGGGACGTGAAGAACCCCGGCCAACTGGCGCTTGTCGGCACACCCACCCGCGTTGTCGATGCGATCAGCCGCGCGGGCGGCGCCAATCCAGACGCGGATCTGCAACGGGTACTGGTTTCGCGCGCCGGTCAGGTCACGACGATCGACGTGACGCGAATTCTGACTCGCGGGGATATGCGCCAAAACATCGTGCTGCAGGCGAGTGACATCGTGAATGTGCCGGATCACACGCGCAACCGCGTGTTCGTCATGGGCGAGGTGCCGAAGCCGCAGACCCTGTATATGAGCCAGGGGCAACTGTCGCTCGCGGATGCGCTTTCGGCGGCAGGCAGTATCGACATCAATGGCGCCAATCCGCGGCAGATCATCGTGATCCGTCATCCGGACCCGGCACCTGGGCAGACTGGAGACGCGCAACGCGACCTGCAGGAAGGCATCAAGAAGGCGAGTTACCGTCCGGAACAGAACCGGCCGGAAATATTCCGGCTCGATATGACGCAGGTGGACGCGATCATGCTCGCGACCGAGTTCGATATGAAACCGCTGGATGTCGTCTATGTAGGAACGGCGTCGTCCGCACGCTTTAATCGCCTGCTTGCGCAGATCCTGCCGTCGGCGGAGTCGTTCTATCTGATGTGGTCGGTGACGCATAACTGA
- a CDS encoding glycosyltransferase family 4 protein — protein MKDRYVSLGQDVALHSETTSAATVVDRARKAANLPIKVAINGKFTSQRLTGVQRVAHELTSALSRLLPVYQRPMLLMPQDRRDEVVFAGVPRRVVRRFRGVLWEQLTLPFAASGTTLLSLCNVGPMLKRRQVLMIHDAAIFDLPEGYSAGFRLWYRFAFALLKRNVRHIVTVSAFSKARIVARMGISPDNISVVRNGVDHLDRISSDYSILERLNVTMDGFVLIVGSLAPGKNLARVLAAIALLEHVLGDVKFVIAGGNNVKIFGTEGDRAREPAKNIVWAGYLSDGELKALYENAACFVFPSLYEGFGLPPLEAMYCGCPVIASSEGALPEVCGDAALYCDASSVDDIAAKIAYLMGDVTRRHAMCLKGREHAKQFRWSDSATELLRVLREIE, from the coding sequence ATGAAAGACCGATATGTGTCGCTCGGGCAAGACGTGGCTCTTCATTCTGAAACGACGTCGGCGGCTACGGTGGTCGATCGGGCGCGCAAGGCGGCCAATTTGCCAATTAAAGTCGCGATCAACGGCAAGTTTACGTCGCAGCGCCTGACTGGCGTGCAACGGGTGGCGCATGAGCTGACGTCCGCGCTGTCGCGCCTGTTGCCGGTGTACCAACGCCCCATGTTGCTGATGCCGCAAGACCGTCGCGACGAAGTGGTATTTGCCGGTGTTCCGCGTCGGGTCGTGCGTCGCTTTCGTGGCGTGCTCTGGGAACAACTGACGCTTCCGTTTGCGGCAAGCGGAACCACGTTACTGAGCTTGTGCAACGTGGGACCCATGCTCAAGCGCCGGCAGGTGCTGATGATTCACGACGCGGCTATTTTCGACCTGCCTGAGGGATATTCAGCCGGCTTCCGGCTCTGGTATCGCTTTGCATTCGCGCTGCTTAAGCGCAACGTGCGGCATATCGTGACCGTCTCCGCGTTTTCCAAGGCGCGCATTGTCGCCCGGATGGGCATCTCACCGGACAACATTTCGGTGGTACGGAACGGGGTCGATCACCTCGACCGGATTAGCAGCGACTATTCGATCCTCGAGCGCCTCAACGTGACCATGGACGGCTTCGTGTTGATCGTCGGGTCACTTGCACCGGGTAAGAACCTGGCGCGCGTCCTTGCAGCGATCGCGCTGCTGGAGCATGTACTCGGCGACGTGAAGTTCGTGATTGCCGGTGGCAATAACGTCAAGATATTCGGCACCGAGGGCGATCGCGCCCGAGAACCGGCGAAAAATATCGTCTGGGCGGGCTATCTGAGCGATGGCGAGTTGAAAGCGCTTTATGAAAACGCCGCCTGTTTTGTGTTTCCGTCGTTGTACGAGGGGTTCGGCTTGCCGCCCCTAGAAGCCATGTATTGCGGCTGTCCGGTGATCGCTTCCAGCGAGGGAGCGTTACCCGAGGTTTGCGGCGACGCCGCGCTCTATTGCGACGCGAGTTCGGTCGACGACATAGCCGCGAAGATCGCTTATCTGATGGGCGACGTCACCAGGCGCCATGCGATGTGTCTCAAAGGCAGGGAGCACGCGAAGCAGTTTCGCTGGAGCGACTCAGCGACCGAATTGCTGCGCGTGCTTCGTGAAATTGAATAG
- a CDS encoding glycosyl hydrolase family 5: MNDKRRRTCLLIAMAAAVGGMILPVRPVSSAPVIVLDSAEKSVARNYIELPAFARSRANTGVAVHDIADTKLLDAVKDVGFSFIRADLFWSEVDTKDGWQFSRYDTLVSDLAARGLGALFILGYGNDLYGPHQPPTTPLQLAGFSRYVHESVSRYRDADVRFEVWNEEDSKSFWLTEPSPAAYGQLLNTALRAAKSANPDAVVAMGGVQQVNRDFIRAVGNVWQVEPDAVSVHPYRQEEPESVFSDYRHLSQDLAAYRKVPAIWATEWSYPSYGYSYVADIADGHSPEARARQARYVVRRFLTDWIAQIGLTAYYDIRNDGANPKNMENNFGLLDSDNTRLPAYDATKYLFSFTKDVTRARYFIDIQNKYVILKLNSPHATRYVAWCYGRGNGIRLDISQLPGNARATDMYGTRLVPEGGAVTAPETLGPVFISVAS, encoded by the coding sequence ATGAACGACAAGCGGAGAAGGACCTGCCTGCTGATCGCGATGGCGGCAGCGGTGGGTGGAATGATCTTGCCGGTGCGGCCCGTGTCGTCGGCACCGGTCATCGTGCTCGATAGTGCTGAGAAATCGGTTGCGCGGAATTACATCGAGCTGCCTGCGTTCGCGCGATCCCGTGCGAACACAGGGGTAGCCGTTCACGATATCGCTGACACGAAGCTGCTGGATGCGGTAAAGGATGTGGGGTTCTCGTTCATTCGCGCGGACCTGTTCTGGTCCGAAGTGGACACTAAAGACGGCTGGCAGTTTTCGAGGTACGACACGCTGGTGTCGGATCTTGCCGCGCGTGGATTGGGTGCGCTTTTTATCCTTGGCTATGGAAATGACCTGTATGGCCCGCATCAGCCTCCCACCACGCCTCTGCAGCTTGCCGGGTTTTCACGCTACGTTCATGAATCCGTGTCGCGCTATAGAGATGCCGATGTCCGCTTCGAAGTATGGAACGAGGAGGACAGCAAGTCGTTCTGGCTTACCGAGCCATCGCCGGCGGCGTACGGGCAATTGCTGAACACGGCCTTGAGGGCGGCGAAGTCCGCCAATCCGGACGCGGTCGTGGCAATGGGCGGTGTACAGCAGGTCAATCGGGATTTCATTCGCGCCGTCGGCAACGTTTGGCAGGTGGAGCCCGATGCGGTGAGCGTGCATCCGTATCGGCAGGAAGAGCCCGAGTCGGTATTTTCCGACTACCGTCATTTGAGCCAGGATCTGGCCGCCTATCGCAAGGTGCCGGCGATCTGGGCGACCGAATGGTCCTATCCGAGCTACGGTTACAGCTATGTCGCGGACATTGCGGACGGACATTCGCCGGAAGCTCGCGCACGGCAAGCCCGTTATGTGGTGCGACGGTTTCTGACCGACTGGATAGCGCAGATCGGTCTTACCGCGTATTACGACATCCGCAACGACGGAGCGAATCCGAAAAACATGGAAAACAACTTTGGACTTCTCGACTCGGATAACACAAGACTGCCCGCCTACGACGCAACGAAGTACCTGTTTTCCTTCACGAAAGACGTTACGCGTGCCCGGTACTTCATCGACATCCAGAACAAGTACGTGATTCTGAAATTGAATTCTCCGCACGCGACCCGCTATGTCGCGTGGTGCTACGGCAGGGGCAACGGTATCAGGCTGGATATCTCCCAACTGCCGGGCAACGCGCGAGCGACCGATATGTACGGCACTCGACTGGTGCCGGAAGGTGGTGCCGTGACGGCGCCCGAAACGTTAGGGCCGGTGTTCATCAGCGTGGCTTCATAG
- a CDS encoding AAA family ATPase, whose product MGFHLEQSSSSSSRRSDGLLNLWWSAVRYKRLFGAITAIFVVAGGIYLMLATPQYRAEALLRFQTKPGAAISALSDVSGTIEANPSASDESEVLASRPIVSEAIVQTGAAITVQTETYFPLLGRLLASRYHGATELAPPFLGLKKYAWGGEQLKLGTFTLPSNVLEEKFRIVAAEGDRWTLYDDENKTLAQGRVAQTVSFAVSTADGEAQAQLRVDMLRARPGVAFAIRRLSDEVAYKSVSARLKAVVSSRDSSLREPAMLTLSYQADTPDGAQSMVNTIVKTYLTRDVEYRSGQAQRNLDFLHRRLPGLKTDLEKAENKLNDFRTKTGTIDVDQQGTALISRLSSLEEHQTVLQLALDGLNDRYQPGNPIYKTALAQLNQVNSEIEKTSRIAAKLPSTQREYVRLSRQVAVATQLYTNVLTNSQQLEVAVASTAPGASVVEWAIAPEKPTWPRRGIVLLGSLLGGLFAATCAVHLISLKRRELRTPEDIDGISSLPRLTVVAESAAQRLQVKQIGESCGASGPMPLLLGMTSPTDPSIEALRLLRSSLRTLLARNDEPRKGVVILFTGPTQGVGNSFVASNFAYLLAETKASVLLIDADMRRGKSSQLPERRPGAGLAEVLNGVARIKDVIVRLGGSHLSMLGAGISTTPNTSELLEQAEYGKVLAQLRDQYDFIVIDAPPVLPTSDTLTLAAQDCDLVLVVSRADFTRAHQLEETLRRLENAAARVMGHVFNGLLPSRYSVREASGFSGAKR is encoded by the coding sequence ATGGGCTTTCATCTGGAGCAGTCGTCTTCCTCCTCGTCGAGGAGAAGCGACGGGCTCCTCAATCTCTGGTGGAGCGCGGTTCGATACAAACGTCTGTTTGGAGCGATCACGGCGATATTTGTCGTCGCGGGCGGGATATATCTGATGCTGGCAACGCCGCAGTATCGGGCCGAAGCGCTCCTGCGTTTTCAGACCAAACCCGGTGCCGCGATCAGCGCGCTATCCGACGTCTCGGGCACGATCGAGGCGAATCCATCGGCGAGCGACGAAAGCGAGGTGCTGGCTTCGCGGCCTATCGTCAGCGAGGCTATCGTACAAACCGGTGCGGCTATAACGGTTCAGACGGAAACGTATTTTCCGTTGCTCGGCCGGCTGCTCGCTTCGCGATACCACGGCGCGACGGAGTTGGCGCCGCCGTTCCTCGGCTTGAAAAAATATGCATGGGGAGGAGAGCAGCTCAAGCTCGGCACTTTCACGTTGCCTTCCAATGTACTCGAAGAAAAATTCCGGATCGTCGCGGCCGAGGGGGATCGCTGGACCCTGTACGACGATGAAAACAAGACCCTTGCGCAAGGACGCGTAGCGCAGACCGTATCGTTTGCGGTGTCGACCGCTGACGGGGAGGCGCAAGCTCAGCTGCGCGTCGACATGCTGCGCGCGCGGCCTGGGGTCGCATTCGCGATTCGTCGGCTGTCGGACGAAGTGGCCTATAAGAGCGTTTCGGCTCGACTGAAGGCGGTGGTTTCCAGCCGCGACTCTTCGCTTCGCGAGCCGGCGATGCTGACACTCAGCTACCAGGCGGATACGCCTGACGGTGCGCAGTCGATGGTCAACACGATCGTGAAGACCTACCTGACGCGTGACGTGGAATATCGCTCCGGGCAGGCGCAACGAAATCTCGACTTTCTGCATCGGCGCCTTCCCGGACTGAAAACAGATCTGGAGAAAGCGGAGAACAAGCTCAACGATTTCCGTACGAAGACCGGGACGATCGATGTGGATCAGCAAGGTACAGCGCTGATTAGCCGCCTGAGTTCTCTGGAGGAGCATCAGACTGTGCTGCAACTGGCCCTCGACGGCCTGAACGACAGATATCAGCCGGGCAACCCGATCTATAAGACCGCGCTGGCGCAACTCAATCAGGTCAACAGCGAAATCGAAAAGACGTCGAGGATCGCCGCCAAGTTGCCGAGCACGCAACGCGAGTACGTGAGGTTGTCCCGTCAGGTCGCCGTGGCGACTCAGCTCTATACCAATGTCCTGACCAACTCGCAGCAACTGGAAGTGGCCGTGGCGAGTACGGCACCCGGTGCCAGCGTCGTGGAATGGGCGATAGCGCCGGAGAAACCGACGTGGCCGAGGAGGGGTATTGTGCTGTTGGGCTCGCTTCTTGGCGGATTGTTCGCGGCTACGTGTGCGGTTCATCTGATATCGCTCAAGCGGCGGGAACTGCGTACGCCGGAAGATATCGACGGTATTTCGTCGTTGCCTCGTCTCACGGTGGTCGCTGAATCCGCCGCTCAGCGCCTGCAGGTTAAGCAGATCGGCGAGTCATGCGGCGCGTCAGGGCCTATGCCGCTACTGCTGGGTATGACCAGTCCCACCGATCCGAGTATCGAAGCGCTGCGCTTGTTGCGCAGCAGTCTCAGGACCCTGCTGGCCCGCAATGACGAACCACGCAAAGGGGTGGTGATCCTCTTCACCGGACCGACTCAAGGTGTTGGGAACAGTTTTGTGGCATCTAATTTCGCTTATTTGCTGGCGGAAACGAAGGCTTCGGTACTCTTGATCGACGCCGACATGCGTCGAGGTAAGTCGAGCCAACTGCCGGAGAGACGACCCGGCGCCGGGCTCGCTGAAGTGCTCAACGGGGTGGCACGCATCAAGGATGTCATCGTCAGGTTAGGAGGGAGTCATCTGTCCATGCTGGGTGCGGGGATATCGACTACGCCGAATACGTCGGAGCTGCTGGAACAGGCCGAATACGGGAAGGTGCTCGCACAGCTTCGAGACCAGTACGATTTCATCGTGATCGACGCACCGCCGGTTTTGCCCACGAGCGACACGCTGACGCTCGCAGCCCAGGACTGCGATCTGGTACTGGTGGTTTCGCGCGCGGACTTCACGCGGGCGCATCAACTTGAAGAAACACTGCGTCGACTGGAAAACGCCGCAGCCAGGGTGATGGGTCACGTTTTTAACGGATTGCTGCCAAGCCGATATAGCGTGCGCGAAGCGTCCGGCTTCAGCGGTGCAAAGCGCTGA
- a CDS encoding glycosyl hydrolase, whose amino-acid sequence MVGCGGGNEGAAAPPTANSATVTSPVANAQTRVSLSGTAIPPAASIVDSSVAVWTVKSGVVYRAGQPAGFTSQVTLLLWYAGKIYQQNAANLWWVWANNNWTASADPRTPIVAAAPVALPFFGINGHYVQGGIYTSVPLASQGAAIANLGLSGYRQDMYSTEQIAAFATTVIPALGSGITVLPMIDPYPWNDPSLNGATPTEASAYAYAYTMAAYAATQLAGIPVVEFGNEFDIDSHNTPVLSDGESISDFDNATFPIWRGALRGAEDGWRSVDTHHVTKVIANATSGWLHFGFLNGLMTGTQPDGSTGHPKISPDIIQWHWYSPGGDFENAHGVSGTYNVLAQLKASYNLPIMFTEIGANDDLSEAQAQTYINTTIPELVAAKSTYNVIGFNWYELYDDTSGTFGLLTSSTTQKPRYATMKAVIAAQQAQ is encoded by the coding sequence ATGGTCGGGTGCGGCGGCGGAAATGAAGGCGCCGCCGCCCCGCCCACGGCCAACTCCGCGACGGTGACGTCGCCGGTAGCCAACGCTCAAACCCGAGTCTCGCTAAGCGGTACGGCCATTCCACCGGCCGCCTCGATCGTCGACTCTTCCGTTGCGGTCTGGACTGTCAAAAGCGGAGTCGTCTATCGCGCCGGGCAGCCGGCCGGATTTACGAGTCAGGTGACGCTGCTCCTGTGGTACGCAGGAAAGATCTATCAGCAGAACGCAGCCAACCTCTGGTGGGTCTGGGCAAACAACAACTGGACCGCATCCGCTGATCCACGCACGCCGATTGTCGCCGCTGCGCCGGTCGCCCTGCCGTTCTTCGGCATCAACGGGCATTACGTGCAGGGCGGCATATACACTTCCGTGCCACTCGCCAGCCAGGGCGCGGCCATCGCCAATCTTGGCCTGTCCGGATACCGGCAGGACATGTACTCGACCGAGCAGATAGCCGCCTTCGCGACGACGGTGATACCCGCTCTCGGTTCAGGTATCACCGTGCTGCCGATGATCGACCCCTACCCATGGAACGATCCGTCCCTGAACGGCGCGACGCCGACCGAAGCCAGCGCGTACGCATACGCCTATACGATGGCGGCCTACGCCGCGACCCAGCTAGCGGGAATCCCGGTGGTCGAGTTTGGCAACGAATTCGACATCGACAGCCACAACACGCCCGTTCTGAGCGACGGCGAGAGCATTTCGGACTTCGATAACGCGACCTTCCCGATCTGGCGAGGTGCGCTCCGGGGCGCGGAAGACGGCTGGCGCTCCGTCGATACTCATCACGTCACCAAAGTCATTGCTAACGCGACGTCGGGATGGCTGCACTTTGGATTTCTGAACGGCTTGATGACGGGTACCCAGCCTGACGGGTCGACGGGCCACCCAAAGATCTCGCCCGACATCATTCAATGGCACTGGTATTCGCCTGGCGGCGATTTTGAAAACGCGCATGGTGTATCCGGCACCTACAACGTGCTCGCGCAGTTGAAGGCGAGCTACAACCTGCCGATCATGTTCACCGAGATCGGCGCGAACGATGACCTTAGCGAGGCTCAGGCACAAACGTACATCAATACGACGATCCCGGAACTCGTGGCAGCGAAGTCCACTTACAACGTGATCGGCTTCAACTGGTACGAACTCTATGACGACACCAGCGGCACGTTTGGATTACTCACCAGCAGCACGACCCAGAAGCCGCGTTACGCGACGATGAAAGCGGTGATCGCCGCGCAGCAAGCTCAGTGA